The Paraburkholderia sabiae nucleotide sequence GACTTCGGGCGCTGTGGTCAAGGCGCTGCACGTGTCCGCGTTGCGAATCGGCGCACCGATTGACCCCGGCGTTCCCTGGACGATCGGCAATGGAAAGGAACAGCTTGCGCTCGCGCTGAAGTCAGGAAACTTCGGGACGAAGGATTTCTTCGAGAAAGCACTGGCATTGGCGCCGTAACCCTGTCTGGCAGGGAAGGCAACTACGTCTCCTCCATATCTCCACGATATGGATTTGGCCCGCTAGCTTTAGCGGGCTTTTTTTGTTCTTCGCAGAAATCCGGGGGCCGGCCTGCGGACAGGCTGTAGTCGGCCTATTTCGTTGAAAAACTCTGTTTTGGGCGAATGCGGTCATGTTTTGGCATACGATCGACGCGCTCAACGTTCTTTCCGATGACATTGCATCCGCGGATGCATGCCGCGATTCCTTTCAAGCGGATGCATTTTTCACCTCCTCCTGCTTTGGCATCAACCACTTCGCCATTCGCCTCAAATTCTGTGCGGTTGCAGCCAGCAAGAACTCGTCGTGTGCGCCTGAAGGTCCTCTCAACCGAAGACGATCCAGCTTCATGACACGTTTGAGGTGGGCAAACAGGATCTCAACTTTCTTGCGATCTTTGCGTGACTGCCGATATGCCGGTGTCTTCGCAATAGCCCTTACCTTATCACGTGCTGATTCGTAGACACTTCGGGCAATCTTTCGTATCGGTGTGTTTGGGCAGCATTGATTCTTCAGTACACGTCCAGTGCAGTCCAACTGGTTTGATCGATAGACGACAGTGTTGGCCTTGGTGATGTGCGTGCGCGGACTCTTGAATGGACGCCGTTCGCTGCGCAGTGCGTGTCCAGCGGGGCAGCGATATTTGTTGCTTTGCTCAAGCCATTGAAACTCGCTATTCGAGAAGGTCTCGTCGCTCCGTGCCCCTTTCTCCCATACCGGAACTTGCGGCTCGATAGCCTTGTCATTGATCATCCAGGCAAGCATCGACGCGGTGGTCGAGTTCACCTCCTGTGTGCGGTATGCGGGTGTGGCCTCAACATCTACGATGATTCCTGCGTGCAGATCAATCAGGTAGTTGGTCGAGTAGGCGTAGAACGCCGGGCCACCAGGCGCTGCGGTCCAACGTGCAGCCGGATCGGTCAGCAAAATGTTCTTAGGCTGCGTGGCAGGTTCCTGCGATGCGTCCACGGCATGGGCATCATCGTCGTTCTCATCGAGCGTCGCCAGATACTCGCGCACCGCGCGGCTGGGTCCTTCACCGCGACTCCTGTCGATTGTTTCAGTCCCCGCGATGCCTCGGGTGCGATTTGCGTCGGCCTTGATCACACTCGCATCGATCGCGAACCCTTCGCCTCCTACGAGTCCCTCTTTCATGCAGCGACGCAAAACTGATTCGAATACATGGCGGAGCATATCGCTGTCGCGAAACCGGCCATGGCGATTCTTTGAGAAGGTCGAGTGATCCGGAACCGCATCGTCAAGGCCGAGACGGCAAAACCAGCGATACGCCAGATTGGGATGGACTTCTTCACACAGACGCCGTTCGGAGCGAATTCCAAAGCAGTATCCGATGATCAGCATGCGGATCATCAACTCTGGATCAATAGATGGGCGCCCCGTATGACTGTAAAACGGCGCCATGTGCTTTCGGAGGTCGCCGGCATCGAAGAAGTGATTTATACCGCGTAACAGATGGTCTTTCGGAATGTGATCATCCAGGTTGAACGTGTAAAAAAGCCGGTCCTGATCGCCGCTCCGCTGACCCATCATGACGCTGCACTCCCGTCGATCGATGGATTCCAGGATACCCGAGAACTCGACTCCTAGGCGAGTTTTTCAACGGAATAGGCCAGAAGCAATGGGATGGACTCCTCCTCACCCGGCTGGCTCGCGGCGCACGGCGCATGATTGTCGTCGCGTTCGACCAGTCAACGAGGAGGAACCTGAAATGGACATGATTCGTGTTGGGATTGATCTCGCCAAAAACGTTTTCCAGATGCATGGCGTCGATCGAAGCGAGAAAGCAATATGGCGCCGCAAGCTTACCCGTCTGGAATGGCTGGATGTCGTGCAACGGACCGTTCCTCTGCATGCCGTGATAGGCATGGAAGCCTGCGGCAGTGCGCATCACTGGGCGCGACGTCTTCAGGCGATCGGATATACCGTGAAGCTGATAGCCCCGCAGTTTGTGAAGCCATACGTCAAGAGTCACAAAAACGACGCAAACGACGCCGAAGCTATCTGTGAAGCGATGAGCCGGCCTGGAATGCGCTTTGTTGCCGTCAAGACCGTCGAGCAGCAGGACGTGCAGGCGGTTCACCGCGTCCGCGCCGGATTAATGGAGCAACGTAACGCAAAGGCAAACCAGATTCGCGGCCTGACCTCCGAATATGGCATTGTGGCGCCCCGAGAGATTCTCCAGTTGCGCCGCGCTGTTCCTGTCTGGCTAGAAGACGTAAACAGCGGTCTGAGCGACCGATTCCGGCGTCTGCTC carries:
- a CDS encoding transposase; translation: MMGQRSGDQDRLFYTFNLDDHIPKDHLLRGINHFFDAGDLRKHMAPFYSHTGRPSIDPELMIRMLIIGYCFGIRSERRLCEEVHPNLAYRWFCRLGLDDAVPDHSTFSKNRHGRFRDSDMLRHVFESVLRRCMKEGLVGGEGFAIDASVIKADANRTRGIAGTETIDRSRGEGPSRAVREYLATLDENDDDAHAVDASQEPATQPKNILLTDPAARWTAAPGGPAFYAYSTNYLIDLHAGIIVDVEATPAYRTQEVNSTTASMLAWMINDKAIEPQVPVWEKGARSDETFSNSEFQWLEQSNKYRCPAGHALRSERRPFKSPRTHITKANTVVYRSNQLDCTGRVLKNQCCPNTPIRKIARSVYESARDKVRAIAKTPAYRQSRKDRKKVEILFAHLKRVMKLDRLRLRGPSGAHDEFLLAATAQNLRRMAKWLMPKQEEVKNASA